A window of Theropithecus gelada isolate Dixy chromosome 14, Tgel_1.0, whole genome shotgun sequence contains these coding sequences:
- the PTPRCAP gene encoding protein tyrosine phosphatase receptor type C-associated protein isoform X2: MLLALPGALGSGGSAEDSVGSSSVTVVLLLLLLLLLVTGLALAWRRLSRDSGGYYHPARLGAALWGRTRRLLWASPPGRWLQARAELGSPDNDLERQEDEQDADYDHVTDGGLQADPGEGEQLCGEASSPEQVPVRAEEARDSDMEGDLVLGSPGPASAGGSAEALLSDLHAFAGSAAWDDSARAAGGQGLHVTAL, encoded by the coding sequence ATGCTGCTGGCCCTGCCAGGGGCCTTGGGCTCGGGTGGCAGCGCGGAGGACAGCGTGGGCTCCAGCTCTGTCACCGttgtcctgctgctgctgctgctcttgcTGCTGGTCACCGGCCTGGCACTGGCCTGGCGCCGCCTCAGCCGTGACTCGGGGGGCTACTACCACCCGGCCCGCCTGGGTGCCGCGCTGTGGGGCCGCACACGGCGCTTGCTCTGGGCCAGCCCCCCGGGCCGCTGGCTGCAGGCCCGAGCTGAGCTGGGGTCCCCAGACAATGATCTTGAGCGACAGGAGGATGAGCAGGACGCAGACTATGACCACGTCACGGATGGTGGCCTGCAGGCTGACCCTGGGGAAGGCGAGCAGCTATGTGGAGAGGCGTCCAGCCCAGAGCAGGTCCCCGTGCGGGCTGAGGAGGCCAGAGACAGTGACATGGAGGGCGACCTGGTCCTTGGCTCCCCAGGACCAGCAAGCGCAGGGGGCAGTGCTGAGGCCCTGCTGAGTGACCTGCACGCCTTTGCTGGCAGCGCGGCCTGGGACGACAGCGCCAGGGCAGCTGGGGGCCAGGGCCTCCATGTCACCGCACTGTAG
- the CORO1B gene encoding coronin-1B — protein MSFRKVVRQSKFRHVFGQPVKNDQCYEDIRVSRVTWDSTFCAVNPKFLAVIVEASGGGAFLVLPLSKTGRIDKAYPTVCGHTGPVLDIDWCPHNDEVIASGSEDCTVMVWQIPENGLTSPLTEPVVVLEGHTKRVGIIAWHPTARNVLLSAGCDNVVLIWNVGTAEELYRLDSLHPDLIYNVSWNRNGSLFCSACKDKSVRIIDPRRGTLMAEREKAHEGARPMRAIFLADGKVFTTGFSRMSERQLALWDPENLEEPMALQELDSSNGALLPFYDPDTSVVYVCGKGDSSIRYFEITEEPPYIHFLNTFTSKEPQRGMGSMPKRGLEVSKCEIARFYKLHERKCEPIVMTVPRKSDLFQDDLYPDTAGPEAALEAEEWVSGRDADPILISLREAYVPSKQRDLKISRRNVLSDSRPAAALGSSRLGAPAATTIAADATPSGSLTRAGEAGKLEEVMQELRALRALVKEQGERICRLEEQLGRMENGDA, from the exons ATGTCCTTCCGCAAAGTGGTCCGGCAGAGCAAATTCCGGCATGTGTTCGGGCAGCCGGTCAAGAACGACCAGTGCTATGAGGACATTCGCGTGTCCCGTGTTACCTGGGACAGCACCTTCTGCGCTGTCAACCCCAAGTTCCTGGCAGTGATTGTGGAGGCCAGTGGCGGGGGTGCCTTTCTGGTGCTCCCCCTAAGCAAG ACGGGCCGCATTGACAAGGCCTACCCGACGGTGTGTGGGCACACGGGACCTGTCCTGGACATCGACTGGTGTCCCCACAATGACGAAGTCATAGCCAGTGGCTCGGAGGACTGCACGGTCATG GTGTGGCAGATCCCAGAGAATGGGCTGACCTCCCCACTGACAGAGCCGGTGGTGGTACTGGAGGGGCACACCAAGCGAGTGGGCATCATCGCCTGGCACCCCACGGCCCGAAACGTGCTGCTTAGTGCAG GCTGTGACAACGTGGTACTCATCTGGAACGTGGGCACAGCAGAGGAGCTGTACCGCCTGGACAGCCTGCACCCTGACCTCATCTACAACGTCAGCTGGAACCGCAACGGCAGCCTGTTTTGCTCAGCGTGCAAGGACAAGAGCGTGCGCATCATCGACCCCCGTCGGGGCACCCTGATGGCA GAGCGGGAGAAGGCTCATGAGGGGGCCCGGCCCATGCGAGCCATCTTCCTGGCAGATGGCAAGGTGTTCACCACGGGCTTCAGCCGAATGAGTGAGCGGCAGCTGGCACTCTGGGACCCA GAAAACCTCGAGGAACCCATGGCCCTGCAGGAACTGGACTCAAGCAACGGGGCCCTGCTGCCCTTCTACGACCCCGACACCAGTGTGGTCTACGTCTGCGGCAag GGCGACTCCAGCATCCGGTACTTTGAGATCACAGAGGAGCCCCCCTACATCCACTTCCTGAACACATTCACCAGCAAGGAGCCCCAGCGGGGCATGGGCAGCATGCCCAAGCGGGGCCTGGAGGTCAGCAAGTGCGAGATTGCCCG GTTCTACAAACTTCACGAGCGCAAGTGTGAGCCCATCGTCATGACTGTGCCAAGAAAG TCGGACCTCTTCCAGGATGATCTGTACCCCGACACAGCCGGGCCCGAGgcagccctggaggctgaggagtgggTGAGCGGGCGGGACGCTGACCCGATCCTCATCTCGCTGCGGGAGGCCTACGTGCCCAGCAAGCAGCGGGACCTGAAGATTAGCCGGCGCAACGTGTTGTCTGACAGCCGGCCCGCCGCGGCCCTGGGCTCCTCCCGCCTGGGGGCCCCTGCAGCCACCACCATTGCTGCTGATGCCACTCCCAGCGGCAGCCTGACCAGAGCCGGG GAGGCTGGGAAGCTGGAGGAGGTGATGCAGGAGCTGCGGGCCCTGAGAGCGCTGGTCAAGGAGCAGGGGGAGCGCATCTGCCGCCTGGAGGAGCAGTTGGGCCGCATGGAGAACGGGGATGCGTAG
- the GPR152 gene encoding probable G-protein coupled receptor 152, whose product MHTTMEANLGATGHGPRTELDDEDSYPQGGWDTVFLVALLLLGLPANGLMAWLAGSQARHGAGTRLALLLLSLALSDFLFLAAAAFQILEIQHGGHWPLGTAACRFYYFLWGVSYSSGLFLLAALSLDRCLLALCPHWYPGHRPARLPLWVCAGVWVLATLFSVPWLVFPEAAVWWYDLVICLDFWDSEELSLRMLEVLGGFLPFLLLLVCHVLTQATACRTCRRQQQPAACRGFARVARTILSAYVVLRLPYQLAQLLYLAFLWDIYSGYLLWEALVYSDYLILLNSCLSPFLCLMASADLRALLRSVLSSFAAALCEERPGSFTPAEPQTQLDSQGPTLPEPMAEAQPQMDPVAQPQVNPILQPRSDPTAQPQLNPMAQPQSDSVAQPQLNLTAQPQSDTKVQTPEAAASVPSPCDEASPPPSSHPTPGTPEDPATPPVSEGESPSGTPPETAQGAGPM is encoded by the coding sequence ATGCACACTACTATGGAAGCCAACCTGGGTGCCACCGGCCACGGGCCCCGCACGGAGCTTGATGATGAAGACTCCTACCCCCAGGGTGGCTGGGACACGGTCTTCCTGGTGGCCCTGCTGCTCCTTGGGCTGCCAGCCAATGGGCTGATGGCGTGGCTGGCTGGCTCCCAGGCCCGGCATGGAGCGGGCACGCGTCTGGCGCTGCTCCTGCTCAGTCTGGCCCTCTCTGACTTCTTGTTCCTGGCAGCAGCGGCCTTCCAGATCCTGGAGATCCAGCATGGGGGGCACTGGCCACTGGGGACAGCCGCCTGCCGCTTCTACTACTTCCTGTGGGGCGTGTCCTACTCCTCCGGCCTCTTCCTGCTGGCTGCCCTCAGCCTGGACCGCTGCCTGCTGGCGCTGTGCCCACATTGGTACCCTGGGCACCGCCCAGCCCGCCTGCCCCTCTGGGTCTGCGCCGGGGTCTGGGTGCTGGCCACACTCTTCAGCGTGCCCTGGCTGGTCTTCCCTGAGGCCGCCGTCTGGTGGTACGACCTGGTCATCTGCCTGGACTTCTGGGACAGCGAGGAGCTGTCGCTGCGGATGCTGGAGGTCCTGGGGGGCTTCCTGCCTTTCCTCCTGCTGCTCGTCTGCCATGTGCTCACCCAGGCCACAGCCTGTCGCACCTGCCGCCGCCAACAACAGCCCGCAGCCTGCCGGGGCTTCGCCCGTGTGGCCAGGACCATTCTGTCGGCCTACGTGGTCCTGAGGCTGCCCTACCAGCTGGCCCAGCTGCTCTACCTGGCCTTCCTGTGGGACATATACTCCGGCTACCTGCTCTGGGAAGCCCTGGTCTACTCCGACTACCTGATCCTGCTCAACAGCTGCCTCAGCCCCTTCCTCTGCCTCATGGCCAGTGCCGACCTCCGGGCCCTGCTGCGTTCTGTGCTTTCGTCCTTCGCGGCAGCTCTCTGCGAGGAGCGGCCGGGCAGCTTCACGCCAGCTGAGCCACAGACCCAGCTGGATTCTCAGGGTCCAACTCTGCCAGAGCCGATGGCAGAGGCCCAGCCACAGATGGATCCTGTGGCCCAGCCTCAGGTGAACCCCATACTCCAGCCACGATCAGATCCCACAGCCCAGCCACAGCTGAACCCCATGGCCCAGCCACAGTCTGATTCTGTGGCCCAGCCACAGCTGAACCTCACGGCCCAGCCACAGTCAGACACTAAGGTCCAGACCCCTGAAGCCGCTGCCAGTGTGCCCAGTCCCTGTGATgaagcctccccacccccatcctcacATCCCACCCCAGGGACCCCTGAGGACCCAGCCACACCTCCTGTCTCTGAAGGAGAAAGCCCCAGTGGCACCCCGCCAGAGACGGCCCAGGGTGCAGGCCCCATGTGA
- the PTPRCAP gene encoding protein tyrosine phosphatase receptor type C-associated protein isoform X1: MALPCTLGLGMLLALPGALGSGGSAEDSVGSSSVTVVLLLLLLLLLVTGLALAWRRLSRDSGGYYHPARLGAALWGRTRRLLWASPPGRWLQARAELGSPDNDLERQEDEQDADYDHVTDGGLQADPGEGEQLCGEASSPEQVPVRAEEARDSDMEGDLVLGSPGPASAGGSAEALLSDLHAFAGSAAWDDSARAAGGQGLHVTAL; encoded by the exons ATG GCTCTGCCCTGCACCCTAGGGCTCGGGATGCTGCTGGCCCTGCCAGGGGCCTTGGGCTCGGGTGGCAGCGCGGAGGACAGCGTGGGCTCCAGCTCTGTCACCGttgtcctgctgctgctgctgctcttgcTGCTGGTCACCGGCCTGGCACTGGCCTGGCGCCGCCTCAGCCGTGACTCGGGGGGCTACTACCACCCGGCCCGCCTGGGTGCCGCGCTGTGGGGCCGCACACGGCGCTTGCTCTGGGCCAGCCCCCCGGGCCGCTGGCTGCAGGCCCGAGCTGAGCTGGGGTCCCCAGACAATGATCTTGAGCGACAGGAGGATGAGCAGGACGCAGACTATGACCACGTCACGGATGGTGGCCTGCAGGCTGACCCTGGGGAAGGCGAGCAGCTATGTGGAGAGGCGTCCAGCCCAGAGCAGGTCCCCGTGCGGGCTGAGGAGGCCAGAGACAGTGACATGGAGGGCGACCTGGTCCTTGGCTCCCCAGGACCAGCAAGCGCAGGGGGCAGTGCTGAGGCCCTGCTGAGTGACCTGCACGCCTTTGCTGGCAGCGCGGCCTGGGACGACAGCGCCAGGGCAGCTGGGGGCCAGGGCCTCCATGTCACCGCACTGTAG